A DNA window from Arachis duranensis cultivar V14167 chromosome 3, aradu.V14167.gnm2.J7QH, whole genome shotgun sequence contains the following coding sequences:
- the LOC107478609 gene encoding transcription factor bHLH68: MNRGGGVVEQMMGSGNPNCWNSPSSDFLSYSSTTNTPSSYTNFLLNPPPPYVPHPPTSYWHEHEHEHHNNTNPELPVVGEEENGRGIWQHHASELDDVKQERSVESSYVYGDGSAGKPNWSHNQMILLPPNASSSSNSTSPKSSCVTFTTSILDFSTQPTLPPPPPPPPSSAECNSIAGGGASKKARVQQSTSSATFKVRKEKLGDRIAALHQLVSPFGKTDTASVLLEAIGYIRFLQSQIEALSLPYLVNGSPNMKHQNPVQGEKSCLFPEDPGQLLNENCLKKRKATTQQEGSQHQEEAKKDLRSRGLCLVPVSCTLQVGSDNGADYWSPAFGAGGFR; the protein is encoded by the exons ATGAATAGAGGAGGTGGTGTGGTTGAGCAAATGATGGGTTCCGGGAACCCTAACTGCTGGAACTCTCCTTCTTCTGATTTCTTGTCATACTCCTCCACTACTAATACTCCTTCTTCATACACCAACTTTCTTCTGAatccaccaccaccatatgTACCTCATCCTCCCACTTCTTACTGGCATGAACATGAGCATGAGCATCACAATAATACTAATCCAGAGCTTCCCG TGGtgggagaagaagagaatggtAGAGGTATATGGCAGCATCATGCATCAGAGCTTGATGATGTGAAGCAAGAAAGGTCCGTAGAGAGCAGTTATGTGTACGGTGATGGAAGTGCAGGGAAACCTAACTGGTCTCACAATCAGATGATACTGCTTCCTCCtaatgcttcttcttcttccaattcTACTTCACCCAAATCATCATGTGTCACCTTCACCACCAGCATCTTGGACTTCTCCACCCAGCCCACGCTTcctccacctccacctccacctccaTCTTCCGCcgag TGCAATAGCATCGCAGGTGGTGGAGCATCGAAGAAAGCTAGGGTTCAACAGTCGACGTCTTCGGCGACGTTCAAG GTTAGGAAGGAGAAGTTAGGTGACAGAATCGCAGCTCTCCATCAACTCGTTTCCCCATTTGGAAAG ACTGACACTGCGTCTGTCTTATTAGAAGCTATTGGGTATATCAGATTCCTTCAGAGTCAAATTGAG GCCCTTAGCTTACCTTACTTGGTCAATGGATCACCAAACATGAAACACCAAAATCCT GTTCAAGGAGAGAAGAGTTGTTTATTCCCTGAAGATCCCGGTCAG CTGCTGAATGAAAACTGCTTGAAGAAGAGGAAAGCAACTACTCAGCAGGAG GGTTCCCAGCATCAAGAAGAAGCAAAGAAGGACCTGAGGAGTAGGGGGTTGTGTCTGGTTCCAGTGTCATGCACACTGCAAGTTGGAAGTGACAATGGAGCTGATTATTGGTCTCCTGCTTTTGGTGCTGGAGGATTTCGATAG
- the LOC107478610 gene encoding WAT1-related protein At1g68170-like, with the protein MTHGKIDAEYVDDFISGKGVLHNQWKLDWNIRILASAYSGIVGSGVVFLIIAWCIQMRGPLLAFIFNPVMLMLVAVAASFMLDEKLYLGSVIGVVLIVCGLLLYMILWGKNKEMKKITQYCHLKLYNYNSKINNRLYKL; encoded by the exons ATGACTCATGGAAAGATTGATGCTGAATATGTTGATGATTTTATATCAG GTAAGGGGGTGTTACACAATCAATGGAAGCTTGATTGGAATATCAGGATTTTGGCTTCTGCTTATTCG GGAATTGTGGGGTCTGGAGTTGTGTTTCTTATCATAGCATGGTGCATACAAATGAGAGGGCCACTACTTGCCTTCATTTTCAACCCTGTCATGCTTATGCTTGTGGCTGTTGCAGCTTCTTTCATGTTGGATGAGAAATTGTATCTTGGAAG TGTGATTGGAGTAGTGCTGATAGTGTGTGGACTACTACTATACATGATTCTATGGGGAAAGAATAAAGAGATGAAAAAGATAACTCAATATTGCCATCTAAAATTATACAATTACAACAGCAAGATCAATAACAGATTATACAAGTTGTAG